A region of Jonquetella anthropi DSM 22815 DNA encodes the following proteins:
- a CDS encoding amidohydrolase family protein, translated as MICNDKQKAEKQHVDFILSGGTVVTMDTSRRIICDGAVAILGEKIIGVGSKQEIEGHYVCDNIINCTHKIIMPGLVDAHGHAGHALFKGIGSDTPSLWMDIATPTYHHFTTDEYWLKESRVAALERLRMGVTCGVSVISSAQRSDDPVFAGNCVQGYAEVGIRNIVAVGPSNPPFPRKFSRIVNGKRIEKEYTFDELMAGAEAAIDQWNHSANDRIRVFIAPFVLLTSIFGSGSSAADVAVKLTDHDRYMMKRVRQVAAKYKTRIHTEAFGGMIRLASQCDDALLGPDVHLQHCTGISFEEAMILAKTKTNVTSTPGVGQSSGRCPIPELIELGCNVAVTTDGNSPRTSFDLFRAAHKTQLIQRMLLHDECVLPTGKLLEMITIDAAKAVGWDDEIGSLELGKKADVIIVDAFQPHLMPELLPVHRLIQRAVGQDVETVFVDGKPVMLNRKVLTVDEKSMLLDGHREIMETIKRAGLEKHLNLAETFWGHSEGWLDENRVDFSQLISRP; from the coding sequence GTGATATGCAATGACAAACAAAAAGCAGAAAAGCAACACGTCGATTTCATCTTAAGCGGAGGCACAGTCGTCACAATGGACACATCGCGTCGGATTATTTGTGACGGGGCTGTGGCGATACTCGGGGAAAAAATCATAGGCGTTGGATCAAAACAAGAAATTGAAGGCCATTATGTCTGTGACAACATCATAAACTGCACTCATAAAATCATTATGCCCGGTTTAGTTGACGCTCACGGGCACGCAGGGCATGCGTTGTTTAAAGGAATTGGCTCAGATACTCCCAGCTTATGGATGGATATTGCCACACCGACATATCACCATTTCACAACCGATGAATACTGGCTGAAAGAAAGCCGAGTCGCGGCGCTGGAACGCCTTAGAATGGGTGTTACCTGCGGCGTCTCTGTAATAAGTTCAGCCCAGAGAAGCGACGATCCTGTATTTGCCGGCAACTGCGTTCAAGGATATGCCGAAGTTGGAATTCGGAACATAGTGGCTGTTGGGCCTTCCAATCCTCCGTTCCCTCGAAAATTTAGCCGGATTGTTAACGGGAAGAGGATAGAAAAGGAATATACCTTTGATGAATTAATGGCCGGAGCTGAGGCAGCTATTGACCAGTGGAACCATAGCGCTAACGATCGAATTCGCGTTTTTATCGCGCCCTTTGTCCTTTTGACGTCGATTTTCGGCTCAGGTTCTTCGGCAGCTGATGTGGCGGTGAAACTGACGGACCATGACCGCTACATGATGAAAAGAGTGCGTCAGGTTGCGGCGAAGTACAAAACGAGAATTCACACAGAAGCTTTTGGCGGCATGATTCGACTTGCTTCACAGTGCGATGACGCGCTTCTCGGGCCGGACGTCCATTTACAGCATTGCACAGGTATTTCTTTTGAAGAGGCAATGATTCTCGCAAAGACAAAAACAAATGTCACAAGCACTCCGGGGGTGGGACAGAGCAGTGGGCGCTGTCCAATTCCAGAGCTCATTGAGTTGGGCTGCAATGTCGCTGTTACAACTGATGGTAATTCTCCGCGCACTTCTTTTGATCTTTTCCGTGCGGCCCATAAGACCCAGTTAATACAGCGAATGCTTTTACATGATGAATGTGTATTGCCGACGGGGAAATTGCTCGAAATGATCACAATTGACGCTGCAAAGGCTGTTGGCTGGGATGACGAAATAGGGTCTCTTGAGCTCGGCAAAAAAGCTGACGTTATTATCGTTGACGCTTTTCAGCCTCATCTCATGCCAGAACTGCTGCCCGTTCACAGACTCATCCAACGGGCAGTCGGTCAGGATGTCGAAACGGTTTTTGTCGATGGCAAGCCTGTCATGCTGAATCGAAAAGTATTGACGGTGGACGAAAAGAGCATGTTGCTTGACGGTCATCGTGAAATTATGGAAACGATTAAGAGAGCGGGCTTAGAAAAGCATTTGAACCTTGCGGAGACATTTTGGGGGCATTCAGAGGGATGGCTTGACGAAAATAGGGTCGATTTTAGTCAGTTAATCAGTCGTCCTTAA
- a CDS encoding ABC transporter substrate-binding protein, which produces MIKKLMLSVALAAFLAPAAFAHNEPDTLIVANSTDIKTLDPMLTGDAGSAQTFLCIYDHLLWQDLEGNLVPRLAESWETPDPLTYILHLRKGVWFHNGEPFTAEDAKYTIDRGRTTVTATGANVLLNDIKDVEIKDDYTIVIHMKKPFTPLLYAFTEVWGSVVNKKTMEALGDKYVEHPVGTGPFKFVSWRKGDRVVLERNDDYWGDKADFKTLIIRAVPESSVRTIELESGSVDMIFKVNVNDINRIADNPNLKLLRRKDLREDFFVLNCSKPPFNDVRVRQAFSKALDVAGIQKAVYRGVGYAPKGPLPQGMVYYDDTLPEHDYDVEGAEALLKEAGVKDLHVTIKVNESKERVDAATIAQAMLGEVGITADIQVLEYGALLDCLTRGDFEISMSGWGNNLPDPEFALGRLYHSRGIGATNDARFNDPKFDELLDKGASTPEGPERAEVYKEVQRYFLDKVPALYWYGGEQVTGISRRIAEFPLHRRGIYEFNKVKLAK; this is translated from the coding sequence TTGATCAAGAAATTAATGTTATCAGTTGCATTAGCGGCTTTTCTTGCGCCTGCGGCGTTTGCTCACAACGAGCCAGACACGCTAATCGTTGCGAACAGCACGGACATTAAAACTCTCGATCCTATGCTCACCGGAGATGCAGGAAGTGCCCAAACGTTCCTTTGCATTTATGACCACTTGCTGTGGCAGGATCTTGAAGGAAATTTAGTGCCGCGTCTTGCTGAAAGTTGGGAAACGCCGGATCCTTTGACGTATATTTTGCACCTTCGGAAGGGCGTTTGGTTCCATAACGGAGAGCCTTTTACCGCTGAAGATGCAAAGTACACGATCGATCGCGGGCGGACGACGGTTACAGCAACTGGGGCAAACGTTTTGCTTAATGACATTAAAGACGTTGAAATAAAAGATGACTATACCATCGTCATTCATATGAAAAAGCCTTTTACCCCGTTGCTTTATGCTTTTACTGAAGTTTGGGGCAGTGTCGTGAACAAAAAGACGATGGAGGCGCTTGGGGACAAGTATGTAGAACATCCGGTGGGCACAGGCCCCTTTAAGTTTGTCAGCTGGAGGAAGGGCGACAGAGTCGTTCTTGAACGGAACGATGACTATTGGGGCGATAAAGCTGATTTTAAAACGTTAATCATCAGAGCCGTGCCAGAATCTTCGGTCAGAACAATCGAGCTTGAGAGCGGCAGCGTCGACATGATCTTTAAAGTAAACGTCAACGACATCAACAGAATTGCCGACAACCCCAATTTGAAGCTGCTGCGCCGCAAAGATCTTCGCGAGGATTTCTTTGTCCTTAACTGCTCGAAGCCGCCGTTCAATGATGTGAGAGTTCGGCAGGCCTTCAGCAAAGCTCTTGACGTTGCCGGCATTCAAAAAGCCGTTTATCGCGGCGTTGGGTATGCTCCCAAAGGTCCGTTGCCCCAAGGTATGGTTTACTATGACGATACTTTGCCTGAACACGATTATGATGTTGAAGGAGCAGAGGCTCTCTTAAAGGAAGCTGGAGTCAAAGATCTTCACGTCACGATTAAAGTCAACGAATCAAAAGAGCGCGTCGATGCGGCAACAATCGCTCAGGCGATGTTAGGTGAGGTCGGTATCACCGCTGATATCCAAGTGCTTGAATACGGCGCGCTGCTGGACTGTTTAACAAGAGGCGACTTCGAAATTTCAATGAGCGGCTGGGGAAACAACCTCCCGGATCCGGAGTTCGCTCTTGGCAGACTGTATCACAGCCGCGGCATCGGTGCGACGAACGATGCTCGATTTAATGATCCAAAGTTTGACGAACTGCTTGATAAAGGAGCCTCGACGCCTGAAGGGCCGGAGCGGGCAGAGGTATACAAGGAAGTGCAGCGCTATTTCTTGGATAAAGTGCCGGCACTTTATTGGTACGGTGGGGAGCAGGTCACGGGTATCAGTCGGCGTATAGCCGAATTCCCGCTGCATCGTCGCGGGATTTATGAGTTTAACAAGGTAAAACTGGCAAAATAA
- a CDS encoding oligopeptide-binding protein oppA, which produces MDELLDKGTLLPDGDERAALYKEVQRYFLGQVPVIYWSEGEQVIAISKRISEFPLHRRGIYEFNKVKLAK; this is translated from the coding sequence ATGGACGAGTTGCTGGATAAGGGAACGTTGCTGCCTGACGGCGACGAGCGTGCGGCGTTATATAAAGAGGTGCAGCGTTATTTCCTAGGACAGGTCCCTGTGATCTATTGGTCAGAAGGCGAGCAGGTAATAGCTATTAGCAAACGGATCAGTGAATTCCCGCTGCATCGTCGAGGTATTTACGAATTCAACAAAGTGAAACTGGCGAAGTAG
- a CDS encoding ABC transporter substrate-binding protein gives MLPEKFELRSPKFLKGNLLNHEGGEVQMKRRGISLLVAACLACGAVGTGMAHDMPDTLIVANSADIKTLNPMYTGDTVSAQVFLSIYDHLLWQDLEGNLIPRLAESWETPDPLTYILHLRRGVKFHNGDPFTAEDAKLTIDRGRTTIAATGANVLLKDIKEVEIKEDYTIVIHMSQPYTPLLYAFTEVWGSVMDKKAMEKLGDKYFEHPIGTGPFKFVSWTKGDRVVLERNDDYWGDKAEFKNLIIRAIPETSVRTIELESGSVDMIYKVNVHDINRIAENPKLQVLRRPELRSDYYILNCSRPPFNDVRVRQAFAKALDIVGIQKAVFRGVGRAARGPLPLGMRYFDDTLPMPVQDVEGARALLKEAGVGQLNITIRVNESKERIDAATIAQAQLAEVGINAEIQVLEYGALLDILDRGDFDVSLLGWGNNLPDPEYAMSRLYHTRGIVGPLQRSENGRVAG, from the coding sequence TTGTTGCCGGAAAAATTTGAACTACGGAGTCCTAAATTTTTAAAAGGTAATCTTTTAAATCACGAGGGAGGCGAAGTTCAGATGAAAAGACGCGGTATTTCTCTGTTAGTTGCGGCATGTCTTGCCTGCGGAGCCGTTGGTACAGGAATGGCTCATGATATGCCTGACACGTTAATCGTCGCGAATTCTGCAGATATTAAGACCTTGAATCCGATGTACACCGGTGACACTGTCAGCGCACAAGTCTTCCTGAGCATCTATGATCATCTGCTGTGGCAGGATCTAGAAGGCAACCTTATCCCTCGTTTGGCAGAGAGCTGGGAGACTCCAGATCCTTTGACGTACATTCTGCATCTTCGCCGTGGCGTGAAGTTCCATAACGGAGACCCGTTTACCGCAGAGGACGCTAAGCTTACTATCGACCGCGGACGGACGACGATTGCTGCGACGGGGGCCAACGTCCTGTTAAAGGATATTAAGGAAGTTGAAATTAAGGAAGACTATACGATTGTGATTCATATGAGTCAGCCCTACACGCCTCTTTTGTACGCTTTCACAGAAGTCTGGGGCAGCGTTATGGACAAGAAAGCGATGGAGAAACTGGGCGACAAATATTTTGAGCACCCAATCGGCACGGGACCGTTCAAATTTGTTAGTTGGACTAAAGGGGATAGGGTTGTCCTAGAGCGCAACGATGATTATTGGGGTGATAAAGCAGAGTTTAAAAACCTCATCATTCGTGCCATTCCTGAGACTTCGGTCCGAACGATTGAGTTGGAAAGTGGTTCGGTTGATATGATTTACAAAGTAAATGTTCACGATATTAACCGAATCGCCGAAAACCCGAAACTTCAGGTGCTCCGTCGTCCCGAACTCCGTTCCGACTACTATATTTTGAACTGTTCAAGGCCCCCGTTTAACGACGTACGTGTGCGACAAGCCTTTGCGAAAGCCTTGGACATTGTAGGAATTCAAAAAGCAGTTTTCCGAGGCGTAGGGCGCGCAGCTCGTGGCCCGCTGCCGTTGGGAATGAGGTACTTCGACGATACGCTGCCTATGCCTGTGCAGGATGTTGAGGGAGCGCGGGCTCTTTTGAAAGAAGCCGGCGTGGGGCAACTGAATATCACTATTCGCGTTAATGAGTCGAAGGAACGAATCGACGCGGCGACAATTGCCCAAGCTCAGCTGGCTGAAGTGGGAATTAACGCCGAGATTCAAGTTTTAGAGTACGGAGCACTGCTTGATATTCTCGATAGGGGAGATTTTGATGTCTCGCTCCTAGGGTGGGGAAATAACCTTCCAGATCCTGAATATGCAATGTCCCGGCTCTATCACACGCGCGGAATCGTGGGCCCGCTACAGCGATCCGAAAATGGACGAGTTGCTGGATAA
- a CDS encoding ABC transporter ATP-binding protein codes for MTEIMKEPAAAPHTPMVEVNHLKKYFKTKRGLLHAVDDVSFSIERGETLGLVGESGCGKSTLGRTMIRLLDATSGEVKFDGRDILKFSKSEMKEMRKKVQIVFQDPYSCLNPRLSVADLIAEPLIVNKVYSSKKAMNDRILELMDTVGLARRLIGTYPHELDGGRRQRIGIARSLALNPDFIVLDEPVSALDVCIQAQVLNLLCQLQRDNGYTYVFISHDLSVVKHLSDRIAVMYLGSMVELTGDKEIFKNPLHPYTQALLSAIPIPKVGVKRERILLEGDVPSPVNPPAGCRFAGRCRFRKDICTAQTPELKEVAPNHFVACHLVKSAE; via the coding sequence ATGACGGAAATCATGAAAGAACCAGCAGCCGCTCCCCATACCCCCATGGTGGAAGTCAACCACCTGAAAAAGTACTTCAAGACCAAACGAGGCCTGCTTCACGCCGTAGACGACGTCAGCTTCAGCATCGAACGGGGCGAAACGCTCGGCCTCGTTGGCGAATCGGGCTGCGGCAAAAGCACCCTCGGGCGCACCATGATCCGGCTGCTGGACGCCACGTCCGGAGAAGTCAAATTCGACGGCCGCGACATCCTCAAGTTCAGCAAATCAGAAATGAAAGAAATGCGGAAGAAAGTCCAGATCGTCTTCCAAGACCCGTACTCGTGCCTCAACCCGCGGCTCAGCGTCGCCGACCTCATCGCTGAACCGCTCATCGTCAACAAAGTGTACAGCAGCAAAAAAGCCATGAACGACAGGATCTTGGAGCTCATGGACACCGTCGGGCTTGCCCGCCGTTTGATCGGCACCTACCCGCACGAACTGGATGGAGGCCGCCGGCAGAGAATCGGCATCGCGCGGAGCTTAGCGCTCAACCCGGACTTCATCGTCCTTGACGAACCGGTATCGGCGCTGGACGTATGCATACAGGCGCAGGTACTGAACCTGCTGTGCCAGCTACAGCGCGACAACGGGTACACGTACGTCTTCATCTCCCACGACCTGAGCGTGGTTAAACACCTGAGCGACCGGATAGCGGTCATGTACCTGGGGTCCATGGTGGAGCTCACCGGGGACAAAGAAATCTTCAAGAACCCGCTGCACCCGTACACCCAAGCGCTGCTGTCGGCCATTCCAATTCCGAAAGTTGGAGTGAAGCGGGAGCGAATCCTGTTGGAAGGTGACGTTCCGAGCCCGGTGAACCCGCCGGCGGGCTGCCGGTTTGCCGGCCGGTGCCGATTCCGGAAGGACATCTGCACGGCTCAGACGCCTGAGCTGAAAGAGGTCGCTCCTAATCACTTCGTCGCCTGCCATTTAGTGAAATCGGCTGAATAA
- a CDS encoding ABC transporter ATP-binding protein, whose protein sequence is MTEQTLKNDAAPLLDIRDLTIHYITESGDVHAVEGLNLQLGHGETLGFVGETGAGKTTTALGIMRLLPTPPSKIQSGEIYFEGEDLLKKSEHQMREIRGDKIAMIFQDPMTSLNPVIPVAEQIAEMIELHQNLSKKEALEKAGDMLELVGIRRERCGDYPHQFSGGMKQRVVIAIALACNPALLIADEPTTALDVTIQAQVLELMKQLRVKFNTSVILITHDLGIVAEMCDKVAIMYAGRVVEYSDTLSLYTKPRHPYTEGLFNSIPDLDEDQDELKVIHGLMPDPTDLPPGCPFHPRCPYAVDQCTKIEPQMVEVAPGHYAACPILNPTAGVKGE, encoded by the coding sequence ATGACTGAACAGACTCTTAAGAACGACGCTGCCCCGCTTCTTGACATTCGTGACCTGACCATTCACTACATCACCGAGTCCGGCGACGTCCACGCCGTCGAGGGGCTGAACCTGCAGCTCGGCCACGGCGAGACTCTGGGATTCGTCGGCGAGACCGGCGCGGGCAAAACGACCACCGCGCTCGGCATCATGCGCCTGCTTCCCACTCCCCCCTCCAAGATCCAGTCCGGAGAGATCTACTTCGAAGGCGAAGACCTGCTGAAAAAGAGCGAGCACCAGATGCGCGAGATCCGCGGCGACAAAATCGCCATGATCTTCCAGGACCCGATGACCAGCCTCAACCCGGTTATTCCCGTCGCCGAGCAGATCGCCGAAATGATCGAACTGCATCAGAACTTGAGCAAAAAAGAGGCGCTCGAGAAAGCCGGCGACATGCTGGAACTGGTGGGAATCCGCCGCGAACGCTGCGGCGACTACCCGCACCAGTTCTCCGGCGGAATGAAACAGCGGGTCGTCATCGCCATCGCCTTGGCGTGCAACCCGGCGCTGCTTATCGCCGACGAACCCACCACCGCCTTGGACGTCACCATTCAGGCTCAGGTGCTGGAACTGATGAAACAGCTGCGGGTCAAGTTCAACACGTCGGTCATCCTCATCACCCACGACCTCGGCATCGTGGCAGAAATGTGCGACAAAGTCGCCATCATGTACGCCGGCCGGGTCGTCGAGTACTCGGACACCCTCTCGCTCTACACCAAGCCGCGGCACCCGTACACCGAAGGGCTCTTCAACTCCATCCCCGACTTGGACGAAGACCAGGACGAACTCAAAGTCATTCACGGACTCATGCCCGACCCGACTGACCTTCCGCCCGGCTGCCCGTTCCATCCCCGGTGCCCCTACGCCGTCGACCAATGCACCAAAATTGAGCCTCAGATGGTAGAAGTCGCTCCGGGCCACTACGCCGCCTGCCCGATTCTCAATCCCACAGCAGGCGTGAAGGGAGAGTGA
- a CDS encoding ABC transporter permease, translated as MTDSVKKKKNLRGFRAIWHQFCHNPLAVFGLAIVILLFLTAIFADKIAPFKFSKQNLMMAYTAPCKEFWFGTDEFGRDIFSRIVYGARISLFVGFIAVGISTVAGGLLGALAGYYGGKLDNIIMRGMDILLSIPQMMLAISIAASLGPGLFNLMVAVGFASMPHYARIVRGAVLTLRGQEFVEAARAVGSSDWRIILKHILPNSMAPLIVQATIGVASAILSAAGLSFIGLGIQPPTPEWGAMLSGGRSYIRDYPYMTLFPGLAIMITILALNFVGDGLRDALDPKLKR; from the coding sequence TTTGGCATCAGTTTTGTCATAACCCGTTGGCTGTTTTTGGGTTAGCTATTGTTATATTACTTTTTCTCACGGCCATATTTGCCGATAAGATCGCGCCATTCAAATTTTCTAAGCAGAACTTGATGATGGCATACACTGCGCCGTGCAAAGAGTTTTGGTTCGGCACCGATGAGTTTGGGCGAGACATATTCAGCAGAATAGTTTACGGCGCGAGAATTTCTCTTTTTGTTGGATTCATTGCAGTTGGAATTTCAACTGTAGCGGGCGGCCTTTTGGGAGCGCTTGCCGGCTACTACGGCGGAAAATTAGACAACATTATCATGCGAGGCATGGATATTCTTTTGTCAATTCCGCAGATGATGCTGGCGATTTCAATTGCAGCGTCGCTTGGGCCGGGACTGTTCAACTTGATGGTTGCCGTGGGTTTTGCTTCTATGCCGCATTACGCGCGAATTGTCCGAGGGGCCGTCCTGACGCTTCGAGGTCAGGAGTTCGTCGAGGCGGCGAGAGCTGTCGGCAGCTCAGACTGGCGAATCATTCTTAAGCACATTCTTCCCAATAGTATGGCCCCGTTGATTGTTCAAGCGACGATTGGCGTTGCCAGCGCAATTCTTTCTGCCGCCGGCCTGAGCTTCATCGGTCTGGGCATTCAGCCGCCCACGCCCGAGTGGGGCGCCATGCTTTCCGGCGGGCGAAGCTATATTCGCGACTACCCCTACATGACCTTGTTCCCCGGCTTGGCCATCATGATCACCATACTGGCGTTGAACTTCGTGGGCGACGGTCTGCGCGACGCGCTTGACCCGAAGCTGAAACGATAA